The following are encoded in a window of Persicobacter psychrovividus genomic DNA:
- the moaA gene encoding GTP 3',8-cyclase MoaA — MLIDKFGRPIKYLRLSVTDRCNLRCYYCMPEEGIKFIAHKNLLTYEEMLRLCTILVKEGVEKIRITGGEPFVRKELLFFLRELTKIKGLKNIGITSNGLLTAQYLEELKTLGITDLNLSLDCLSEEKFLEITRRKGLKEVLNTLELATKMGFKVKINTVVMGEKNKFELPALARLAQKKPIDVRFIEEMPFNGGEEHQEARLWTHQNIKDFLEAELQAPLVADIFESTAQKYSIEGWQGKIGIIPAHSRTFCGSCDRLRMTAQGEIRNCLYAGKGYNIKDLMRSGATDADLLAYFQQIVSKKAKNGFEAENRSSGHDSMSIIGG, encoded by the coding sequence ATGCTGATAGATAAATTCGGTCGCCCCATAAAATACCTCCGCCTTTCCGTTACCGATCGATGTAACCTGAGGTGTTATTATTGCATGCCCGAAGAGGGCATCAAATTCATTGCCCACAAAAATTTACTCACCTATGAGGAAATGCTCCGCCTGTGTACCATTTTGGTGAAGGAAGGTGTGGAAAAAATCAGAATCACTGGAGGCGAGCCTTTTGTACGCAAAGAGCTCCTATTTTTCCTCAGGGAACTGACCAAAATCAAGGGGTTGAAAAACATTGGCATCACCTCCAACGGACTCCTGACGGCGCAATACCTTGAAGAACTGAAGACGCTCGGCATCACCGACCTGAACCTTTCGCTGGACTGCCTTTCTGAAGAAAAATTCCTCGAAATTACACGCAGAAAAGGCCTAAAGGAAGTATTGAACACCCTGGAACTGGCCACAAAAATGGGCTTCAAGGTGAAGATTAATACCGTGGTGATGGGGGAAAAGAATAAATTTGAACTTCCCGCATTGGCACGCCTGGCACAAAAAAAACCTATCGATGTTCGCTTCATCGAAGAAATGCCTTTTAATGGCGGGGAAGAGCATCAGGAAGCCAGACTGTGGACCCATCAAAATATCAAGGATTTTCTTGAAGCAGAACTTCAGGCGCCCTTGGTGGCTGATATTTTTGAAAGTACGGCCCAGAAATATTCCATTGAAGGCTGGCAGGGGAAAATTGGGATTATCCCTGCACACAGCCGTACCTTCTGTGGCTCCTGTGACCGCCTGCGCATGACTGCCCAGGGGGAAATCAGAAACTGCCTCTATGCGGGAAAAGGCTATAATATTAAGGACCTGATGCGAAGTGGCGCCACTGATGCGGACCTCCTTGCTTATTTTCAGCAGATTGTCAGCAAAAAAGCGAAAAATGGATTTGAGGCAGAAAACCGCTCTTCCGGCCACGACTCCATGTCAATCATTGGAGGATAA
- a CDS encoding molybdenum cofactor biosynthesis protein MoaE, with amino-acid sequence MIHQIDIQLKEQLVVEELTDFIQDERCGANNVFIGKVRNHNNGEQVCKLTFEAYEPMAIKELQKIAERTLSLFDVYKLSIHHALGEKTIGDLAVVIAVATPHRKQGFEACEYVIDELKKTVPIWKKEALQNGHVWVSAHP; translated from the coding sequence ATGATCCACCAAATCGACATACAGCTTAAAGAACAACTGGTCGTTGAAGAACTCACCGATTTTATACAAGATGAGCGGTGTGGCGCCAATAATGTTTTTATTGGCAAAGTACGCAATCATAATAATGGAGAACAGGTTTGCAAACTCACCTTCGAGGCTTATGAACCCATGGCCATCAAGGAATTACAGAAAATCGCAGAAAGAACCCTGTCCCTTTTTGACGTTTATAAACTAAGCATTCATCATGCTTTGGGCGAAAAAACCATTGGCGACCTCGCGGTAGTCATTGCAGTGGCTACGCCCCACCGAAAGCAGGGCTTTGAAGCCTGCGAATATGTGATTGATGAACTGAAAAAGACCGTTCCGATATGGAAGAAAGAAGCCTTGCAGAACGGCCATGTGTGGGTAAGCGCACATCCTTAA
- a CDS encoding MoaD/ThiS family protein yields the protein MIELRILTFGITREIVGCSPLIFKTEATDVGTLKAQLKEEYPAMKKLQSLAISVNQQYATDDQKIQAQDEIALIPPVAGG from the coding sequence ATGATAGAACTACGCATTCTCACTTTTGGAATTACAAGAGAAATAGTGGGCTGTTCACCACTGATTTTCAAAACGGAGGCTACGGATGTCGGTACCTTAAAAGCGCAGCTTAAGGAGGAATACCCCGCAATGAAAAAATTGCAGTCCCTGGCCATCAGTGTTAATCAGCAATATGCCACCGACGATCAGAAAATTCAGGCGCAGGATGAAATCGCCCTGATCCCTCCTGTTGCTGGCGGATAG
- a CDS encoding DUF7009 family protein — protein MKVRLRNNTVRLRLDQKDIAELKSAGQVVMTTPFIQGKLTWTICGSDEQQSFAAVLQGQQVTIQVPNATLQQWISTEQVGIEGEVATEDEASLKLLIEKDFKCLTARDEDESNAFPNPLDSHQC, from the coding sequence ATGAAGGTCAGACTAAGGAACAATACGGTGCGTTTGCGCTTGGATCAAAAGGATATTGCGGAATTAAAATCTGCAGGGCAGGTAGTAATGACCACCCCATTTATTCAAGGGAAACTGACATGGACGATTTGTGGGTCAGATGAACAACAATCATTCGCAGCGGTATTGCAGGGGCAGCAGGTAACGATTCAGGTGCCCAACGCGACACTTCAGCAATGGATCTCCACCGAACAGGTAGGCATCGAAGGGGAGGTTGCTACGGAAGATGAAGCCTCCTTGAAGTTGCTCATTGAAAAAGATTTTAAATGTCTTACTGCCCGTGATGAGGATGAGTCCAATGCTTTTCCGAATCCGTTGGATAGCCATCAGTGTTAA
- a CDS encoding NTP transferase domain-containing protein, with translation MTSTWSKHAKITRPQMGNYHRHEIALMGAPCDIIKAWATEMATLWAPLKVGFLDMDHHPSPLSHPFHQVVSHQQTYFEEETAGFPSDFGLKIKFQPCDRLIINGNHFEGAEQIVFIDPKKNVAKHAKKINAPLMVIVREGATMPTEIQEVISENTPVFQEAQKEEITTFLKAWSLTKQPKVNGLLLVGGKSQRMGEDKSQLVYQQEPQWKIAVDLLAPYCQEVFISCNEQQSAQFEEHPLIVDKYLGLGPIGGILSAFQHDPDAAWLVIAVDLPLLSSQTLHQLIDQRDSSILATCFQVPDKKFPEPLITIWEPRAYPIMLQYLSLGYSCPRKVLINEPCKVISPLTAEALENINTPEEKEAVIKKMQP, from the coding sequence ATGACATCAACTTGGTCTAAACACGCAAAAATCACCCGACCACAAATGGGCAATTACCATCGCCACGAAATCGCCCTGATGGGAGCACCCTGTGATATTATCAAGGCCTGGGCGACAGAAATGGCCACGCTGTGGGCGCCACTAAAGGTCGGTTTTCTTGACATGGATCACCACCCGTCGCCCTTGTCGCATCCTTTTCATCAGGTGGTCAGTCATCAGCAAACTTATTTTGAAGAGGAGACCGCTGGTTTTCCTTCAGACTTTGGCCTGAAAATCAAGTTTCAGCCTTGTGACCGATTGATCATTAATGGTAACCATTTTGAAGGGGCGGAACAGATCGTCTTTATCGACCCTAAAAAAAATGTCGCCAAGCATGCCAAAAAAATCAACGCCCCTTTGATGGTCATTGTCCGTGAGGGCGCCACCATGCCGACGGAAATTCAGGAAGTTATTTCCGAAAACACCCCTGTTTTTCAAGAGGCACAAAAGGAAGAAATCACCACTTTCCTGAAGGCCTGGAGCTTAACCAAACAGCCAAAAGTTAATGGCTTGTTATTGGTGGGCGGAAAAAGCCAACGCATGGGTGAGGATAAAAGTCAGTTGGTTTATCAGCAGGAGCCGCAATGGAAAATTGCCGTGGATTTGCTCGCCCCTTATTGTCAGGAGGTTTTCATTTCCTGTAATGAACAGCAGTCAGCACAGTTCGAGGAGCACCCTTTGATTGTAGACAAATATCTCGGGCTTGGCCCAATCGGTGGTATTTTGTCCGCTTTTCAGCACGATCCTGATGCTGCCTGGCTGGTTATTGCCGTAGATTTACCCCTATTATCGTCGCAAACTTTGCATCAGCTCATTGACCAGCGCGACAGCAGTATACTGGCGACCTGTTTTCAGGTTCCCGACAAAAAATTCCCTGAACCACTGATTACCATCTGGGAGCCACGCGCCTACCCAATTATGCTGCAATACCTGAGTCTGGGCTACTCCTGCCCACGCAAAGTTCTGATAAATGAACCCTGTAAAGTGATCAGCCCACTGACAGCGGAAGCCTTGGAAAATATCAATACACCAGAAGAAAAAGAGGCCGTCATCAAAAAAATGCAGCCCTAA
- the moaC gene encoding cyclic pyranopterin monophosphate synthase MoaC — translation MAKSTDFTHIDDHGQPHMVDVGDKKITQRVATATSTVLLPDSVWSAIRGEELMTKKGPVIQTAIIAAHMAVKKTAELIPLCHPLPLDGAKIWVELQAPEIKIYCRVKTTGKTGVEMEALHGATTAALTVYDMCKALSHEIIIKETKLIQKSGGKNDINLV, via the coding sequence ATGGCAAAATCTACTGATTTTACCCATATCGATGATCACGGCCAACCACATATGGTGGATGTCGGAGACAAAAAAATCACCCAGCGCGTCGCTACTGCAACCTCCACCGTCCTTTTGCCCGACAGTGTTTGGTCGGCCATTAGAGGAGAAGAATTAATGACTAAAAAAGGGCCTGTCATTCAAACAGCCATTATCGCGGCACATATGGCGGTAAAAAAAACGGCAGAACTCATCCCGCTATGTCACCCTTTACCCCTTGATGGCGCAAAAATATGGGTAGAGCTGCAAGCCCCTGAAATCAAAATTTATTGCCGTGTAAAAACCACGGGAAAAACGGGTGTTGAGATGGAAGCGCTTCACGGTGCCACCACTGCGGCCTTAACCGTTTATGATATGTGCAAAGCACTGAGCCACGAAATCATCATTAAAGAAACAAAACTTATCCAAAAATCAGGAGGTAAAAATGACATCAACTTGGTCTAA
- a CDS encoding molybdopterin molybdotransferase MoeA codes for MISVSEAEKLIFQIKLTLKTELVPLSDAIGRVLAEDVSADRPFPPFDRVAMDGITVGEGSFQEGDRFEVKGIQAAGAPTTELTAQAMEVMTGAILPVGGGSVIPYEHLSWEETEGCHVAILQQPCKAGQNIHRKGSDRPKGDLLIAAGRKISSPEIATLATVGKAEVRVQARPKVAIVSTGDELVEVAAMPLPHQIRKSNSPMLVARLAELGIEAQAYHLNDDRELLKDGLEKLMQQYEVLLFTGGVSMGKFDFVPEVLDAVGVRKSFHKVKQRPGKPFWFGAWDSGVVFALPGNPVSSFFCFERYFIPWFYQQQGRDFRPLRVRLSSEVVFKPALTRFLEVSVRQNAEGIFEAAPRKGGGSGDLAKLNEVDGFIELPAAETTFHEGTFFDFYGFRQ; via the coding sequence ATGATCTCGGTGAGTGAAGCAGAAAAGCTGATTTTTCAGATAAAATTAACGCTAAAGACTGAATTAGTACCATTATCAGATGCCATAGGACGTGTGCTGGCAGAAGATGTTTCCGCAGACCGCCCATTCCCCCCTTTTGACCGTGTGGCGATGGATGGCATTACGGTGGGTGAGGGCTCATTTCAGGAAGGAGATCGTTTTGAGGTGAAAGGAATTCAGGCCGCTGGTGCGCCGACAACCGAACTTACGGCTCAGGCGATGGAAGTCATGACGGGGGCGATTTTGCCCGTAGGAGGCGGTTCGGTCATTCCTTATGAGCATTTGAGCTGGGAGGAAACAGAAGGCTGCCATGTGGCAATCTTGCAGCAGCCCTGCAAAGCGGGGCAAAATATTCACCGAAAGGGTAGCGATCGGCCCAAAGGAGATTTGTTAATCGCTGCGGGCAGGAAAATTTCATCCCCTGAAATTGCGACCCTGGCGACGGTGGGAAAAGCTGAGGTGCGGGTGCAAGCGCGGCCAAAAGTGGCGATCGTCAGTACAGGTGATGAACTTGTGGAGGTTGCAGCGATGCCATTGCCGCATCAGATCAGGAAGTCGAACAGTCCCATGCTGGTGGCACGACTTGCCGAACTGGGCATTGAGGCGCAGGCCTACCATTTGAATGATGATCGGGAATTGCTGAAAGATGGGCTTGAGAAGCTGATGCAACAATACGAAGTGCTGTTATTTACCGGAGGGGTGTCGATGGGGAAATTCGATTTTGTGCCCGAGGTATTGGATGCCGTTGGCGTTCGGAAGTCCTTTCATAAAGTGAAACAGCGCCCGGGAAAACCGTTTTGGTTTGGGGCATGGGATTCGGGGGTGGTTTTTGCGCTGCCAGGCAACCCTGTTTCCAGCTTTTTCTGTTTTGAACGATATTTTATCCCCTGGTTTTATCAGCAACAAGGTCGTGATTTTAGACCGCTTCGGGTACGCCTAAGCTCGGAGGTGGTTTTCAAGCCAGCACTTACCCGTTTTTTAGAGGTTTCAGTTCGACAGAACGCGGAAGGGATTTTCGAGGCTGCCCCACGTAAAGGAGGAGGCTCTGGAGATTTGGCGAAGCTCAATGAGGTAGACGGATTTATCGAACTCCCTGCAGCGGAGACGACTTTCCATGAAGGTACTTTTTTCGATTTTTATGGCTTCAGGCAATAG
- a CDS encoding DUF5916 domain-containing protein has product MRNVLVAVFLLCFSVLTTFGQSKSKPKDRLRTDAARISEAPKVDGDLQDAVWQQVAGFDGHFVQSSPKNGAVSAFKTEVKIAYDDRGIYVSALMKDPQPDSIFQEMGIRDTGYNNSDIFSIAFDTYNNQQNAFVFMVSAAGTQSDYFETVDNQDFNWNAVWKSEVSINKWGWQVEMFIPYMALRFPKAEVQTWGLNIHRVVKRKNEFSYWNYVDPNTQGFVTQFGELEGLKDLKPPLRLAISPYLSSYYNIDGAADVAEFRTTAGLDLKWGINQAFTLDMTLIPDFGQVRADNQILNLSAFEVRFEENRPFFTEGTELFNRGDMFYSRRVGTSFGSVEMEESEELVSRSFEAPLLNASKVSGRLDNGLGIGVFNAITDANRALVKDTLTDKTREVLVDPLTNFNAIVLEQNLKNNSNVAFMNTNVHRGRGGEMANVSRLDWRLFNKTNTYAFRGSAAYSHINEGGNEGEKPNKTGHNIQLNGGKVSGKYQYVTWASVVSENYDPNDMGFLRRNNLLEQGVEFTISEQTPFSIYNNMEWNIGYEQRFLVEPFEFTNLGFFTNINAQFKNFMFANAWFSSNPIENYDYYDPRSDFEYFFTRLPNFDGGLYFASDGRKRFQLQLSQWFWACPQRDQFDNGFNISPRFRINKRATVSMASSFGIMRKEKGFVDHDRHENGDINQVIYGNRNRFEWDNSMFANYSISNKMGVNLRLRHYWSNVVYDELYALGKDGELYDTDFPLYDEEGNEKYLTNFNAFNVELTYSWEFASSSFLTFVWKNQVYAEDGQKNLSYGENLRNTLASDQLNSLSLRLIYFLDIQQVKDHFLM; this is encoded by the coding sequence TTGAGGAATGTTCTTGTCGCCGTTTTTTTGTTATGTTTCAGTGTGCTCACCACTTTTGGACAGTCTAAGTCTAAGCCAAAAGATCGGCTGCGAACCGATGCCGCACGAATAAGTGAGGCGCCTAAAGTGGATGGTGATCTCCAGGACGCCGTTTGGCAGCAGGTGGCTGGTTTTGATGGGCACTTTGTACAATCGTCACCAAAAAATGGGGCGGTTTCGGCATTTAAGACGGAGGTAAAAATTGCCTATGACGATCGGGGTATATATGTATCTGCATTGATGAAGGACCCACAACCTGACAGTATTTTTCAGGAAATGGGCATCAGGGATACAGGCTACAACAATTCGGATATTTTTTCCATCGCCTTTGATACCTATAATAATCAGCAAAATGCCTTTGTTTTTATGGTGTCAGCTGCGGGTACACAGAGTGATTACTTTGAAACCGTTGACAATCAGGACTTCAACTGGAATGCCGTCTGGAAGTCAGAAGTCAGTATTAATAAATGGGGCTGGCAGGTAGAAATGTTTATTCCCTATATGGCTTTGCGGTTTCCGAAAGCGGAGGTGCAGACCTGGGGACTGAATATCCATCGGGTGGTTAAGCGTAAAAACGAATTTTCCTATTGGAACTATGTAGACCCCAATACGCAGGGCTTTGTGACCCAATTCGGGGAACTGGAAGGGCTGAAGGACTTGAAGCCTCCATTGCGTTTGGCCATTTCTCCTTATTTATCCTCCTACTATAATATTGATGGGGCCGCTGATGTGGCTGAATTCAGAACGACCGCAGGACTGGATTTGAAATGGGGGATTAATCAGGCATTTACACTTGATATGACCCTGATTCCCGATTTTGGGCAAGTACGCGCCGATAATCAGATACTGAACTTGTCGGCTTTTGAAGTCCGTTTCGAGGAGAACAGACCTTTTTTTACTGAAGGGACAGAGCTCTTCAATCGCGGAGATATGTTTTATTCCCGACGGGTGGGAACCTCTTTTGGGTCGGTGGAAATGGAAGAAAGCGAGGAGCTGGTGAGCAGGAGCTTTGAGGCACCTCTTTTGAATGCCTCAAAGGTGAGTGGCCGTCTGGATAATGGCCTCGGGATTGGTGTTTTTAATGCCATTACGGATGCCAACAGGGCATTGGTAAAAGACACCCTGACGGATAAAACACGGGAAGTTTTAGTGGATCCACTGACGAATTTTAATGCGATTGTGCTTGAGCAAAATCTGAAGAACAATTCCAATGTGGCTTTCATGAATACCAACGTACACAGGGGGCGCGGTGGTGAAATGGCCAATGTCAGTCGGTTGGACTGGCGACTGTTCAACAAAACGAACACTTACGCTTTTCGGGGTAGTGCGGCCTACAGCCATATTAATGAAGGGGGAAATGAAGGTGAAAAGCCCAACAAAACAGGCCATAATATTCAGCTGAATGGTGGAAAAGTCAGTGGGAAATATCAGTATGTTACCTGGGCAAGTGTGGTGTCCGAGAATTACGACCCGAATGATATGGGTTTTCTACGGCGGAACAACCTTCTGGAGCAGGGGGTAGAATTTACGATCAGTGAACAAACACCCTTCAGTATTTACAATAATATGGAGTGGAATATTGGCTATGAGCAACGTTTCCTGGTCGAGCCTTTTGAGTTTACCAATTTGGGATTCTTTACGAATATCAATGCGCAGTTTAAGAACTTCATGTTTGCCAACGCCTGGTTTTCAAGTAATCCTATTGAGAATTATGATTATTACGACCCTCGGTCAGATTTTGAATATTTTTTCACCCGTCTACCCAATTTCGATGGAGGCTTATATTTTGCTTCCGATGGCCGAAAGCGCTTTCAGTTGCAGCTTTCGCAGTGGTTTTGGGCTTGTCCGCAGCGGGATCAGTTTGATAATGGTTTTAATATCAGTCCCCGTTTTAGAATTAACAAGCGCGCAACCGTATCGATGGCTTCGAGCTTTGGGATAATGAGGAAAGAGAAGGGCTTTGTGGACCATGACCGACATGAAAATGGCGACATCAATCAGGTGATTTATGGTAATCGCAATCGGTTTGAGTGGGATAATTCGATGTTTGCAAATTACTCGATCAGCAATAAAATGGGGGTTAATTTGCGTCTGCGCCACTATTGGAGTAATGTGGTGTATGATGAACTGTATGCTTTAGGAAAAGACGGGGAATTATACGATACCGATTTCCCTTTGTATGATGAAGAAGGAAATGAAAAATACCTAACGAATTTTAATGCATTTAACGTCGAATTAACCTACAGCTGGGAGTTTGCCTCTTCAAGTTTTCTTACTTTTGTGTGGAAGAATCAGGTCTATGCTGAAGATGGGCAGAAAAACCTGAGCTACGGGGAAAACCTCCGAAACACGCTTGCTTCAGATCAGTTGAACTCTTTGTCTCTTCGCCTAATTTATTTTCTGGATATTCAGCAGGTAAAAGACCACTTCCTGATGTAG
- the modA gene encoding molybdate ABC transporter substrate-binding protein: protein MRIIYLCLLTLLFSCQQEKPLTMRIAVAGNMKKPLEELIAQYPYDHSHITFTSGSSGKLYQQIAHGAPFDLFISADDRYTKMLADAGMVEGNRLVYAYGHLAVWSKQHKKIDELKKDVENGARVVIPNPRLAPYGLLAKTALLEIDPSLMSEAILAEGVMQTNHFIASGNLDWALTANSAEALFDKGYGYWHPLPAKWTELKLAQEAVVIKRKQADVQLQQAKQFLDYLNSKPSKDLLAKYGYSF, encoded by the coding sequence ATGCGAATAATCTACTTGTGCTTACTGACCTTATTATTCTCCTGTCAGCAGGAAAAACCCCTGACCATGCGCATCGCCGTGGCGGGAAATATGAAAAAGCCCCTCGAGGAGCTCATTGCACAGTACCCCTACGATCACTCGCATATCACTTTTACCTCGGGTTCTTCAGGTAAATTGTATCAGCAAATTGCCCATGGTGCGCCCTTTGATTTGTTTATTTCTGCGGATGACCGATATACTAAAATGTTGGCAGACGCGGGCATGGTTGAGGGGAACAGGCTGGTTTATGCCTATGGTCATTTGGCGGTGTGGTCCAAGCAGCACAAAAAAATCGACGAGCTGAAAAAGGATGTTGAAAATGGTGCTCGGGTCGTTATTCCCAACCCACGGCTGGCACCCTATGGTTTGCTGGCCAAAACCGCTTTACTCGAAATAGACCCCTCGCTGATGAGTGAAGCTATTCTCGCAGAAGGCGTCATGCAAACCAACCATTTTATTGCAAGTGGTAATCTGGATTGGGCGCTGACGGCCAACTCCGCAGAGGCGCTGTTTGACAAAGGTTACGGCTATTGGCACCCACTTCCTGCAAAATGGACGGAGCTGAAATTGGCACAAGAAGCGGTGGTGATTAAAAGAAAGCAGGCAGATGTGCAGCTGCAGCAGGCAAAACAGTTCCTCGACTACCTTAATTCGAAGCCTTCCAAAGATCTGCTTGCCAAATACGGTTATTCCTTTTAA
- the modB gene encoding molybdate ABC transporter permease subunit: MINFSVDWLPILLSFKLALLTTILLLVLGLPLCYFMAHSRHIGVRILEVLCLLPLVFPPTVLGFYLLMIFSPNFAFGHFLKSHFNFQLAFSFGGLLFASVLYNLPFVVQPLLAGFRSLPKNLQAASFLMGKGHAETLFRVMLPNMKRTLWAAIVLIFVHTLGEFGVVLMIGGNISGETKVVSIAIYEAVEMMDYHTANTYALIMIAFALTALLTLRGISIFRYKS, encoded by the coding sequence ATGATAAATTTTAGTGTGGACTGGTTGCCCATTCTGTTGAGTTTTAAGCTGGCCCTGTTAACCACCATTTTACTTTTAGTGTTGGGCTTGCCCTTGTGTTATTTTATGGCACATTCCCGCCATATTGGGGTAAGAATACTCGAGGTGCTTTGCTTGCTGCCGCTCGTTTTCCCCCCAACGGTGCTTGGGTTTTATTTGCTGATGATATTCAGCCCTAATTTTGCATTTGGCCATTTCCTGAAATCCCATTTTAATTTTCAGCTTGCCTTTAGTTTCGGCGGGCTTCTTTTTGCCTCCGTACTGTATAATTTGCCCTTTGTGGTTCAGCCCCTATTGGCGGGCTTTCGCAGTTTGCCCAAAAACTTGCAAGCCGCCTCCTTCCTGATGGGGAAAGGACATGCCGAAACGCTTTTCAGGGTCATGCTGCCCAATATGAAGAGGACTTTGTGGGCGGCTATTGTTTTGATCTTTGTGCATACCCTTGGCGAGTTTGGCGTGGTTTTGATGATTGGCGGCAATATTTCTGGAGAAACCAAGGTGGTCTCGATTGCTATTTATGAAGCGGTGGAAATGATGGACTATCATACCGCAAATACCTATGCCCTTATCATGATCGCCTTCGCCCTTACCGCTTTACTGACTTTGCGTGGGATCAGTATTTTTCGATATAAATCTTAA
- a CDS encoding ATP-binding cassette domain-containing protein codes for MISFDIQHHFKKSGFSIAAQGKWPQGKRIALYGPSGTGKTSLILIMTGLMKAQHGYLKVKDQLWFDCAKNNHLKPQKRKVGMVFQDLALFPNMTVAEQLAFARQDSSKSYTVGQMMALCQLSGMEKMLPEQLSGGQKQRLALARALINAPEILLLDEPFNGLDQGVKQQLYRDLKPLFQQIGCTVVMVSHDAEEIANLCEWVYPMKAGKGEELVAVDEFFQPSENRGIFLGLDADDPVYAKVMVGGKVLRIKREAIIEKVTIGEDVRWQW; via the coding sequence ATGATCAGTTTTGATATTCAGCACCATTTTAAAAAATCTGGCTTTTCAATAGCTGCCCAAGGGAAGTGGCCACAGGGGAAGCGAATTGCACTTTACGGTCCTTCAGGAACGGGTAAAACAAGCCTGATTTTGATTATGACAGGACTGATGAAAGCACAGCACGGGTACCTGAAAGTGAAAGATCAGCTTTGGTTTGACTGTGCTAAAAACAACCACCTGAAACCCCAAAAGCGGAAAGTTGGGATGGTATTTCAGGATTTGGCACTCTTCCCCAACATGACGGTAGCCGAACAGTTAGCCTTTGCGAGGCAGGATAGTTCCAAAAGTTACACCGTCGGTCAGATGATGGCACTTTGTCAGCTTTCGGGCATGGAAAAGATGCTTCCTGAACAGCTTTCGGGCGGGCAAAAACAGCGCTTAGCATTGGCTCGGGCATTAATTAACGCACCTGAGATTTTATTGCTCGATGAACCTTTTAATGGGCTCGATCAGGGGGTGAAACAACAGCTTTATCGAGACCTGAAGCCACTTTTTCAACAAATAGGCTGTACGGTTGTCATGGTCTCGCATGATGCGGAGGAAATTGCCAATTTATGCGAATGGGTTTACCCGATGAAGGCTGGAAAAGGGGAGGAATTAGTGGCTGTAGACGAATTTTTTCAGCCCTCAGAAAACAGGGGGATTTTTTTGGGGTTGGATGCTGATGATCCTGTTTATGCTAAAGTGATGGTGGGCGGAAAGGTTTTGCGGATTAAACGGGAAGCGATCATCGAAAAGGTTACTATTGGTGAAGACGTCCGATGGCAGTGGTAA
- a CDS encoding MBL fold metallo-hydrolase → MGKRKPILWTILGLAGSAFLADRLFRGSTFKGHSDNLEGGEFKNTGGGKNSISRTVGKIMLNFDKWELWPKAYEKPLAKIQPSYFDEENQVKVYFIGHATCLIQWNGLNILTDPMFSRSAGPLGKMGPARKAPPGVNIQGLPPIDMVLLSHNHYDHFDMDSLEYIGASQHKSPIVITGLGNAKLVKRTGLHPAVELDWGESITYKGWQVYFEECKHSSGRAFSDQNKSLWGSFVIENPKGQKVYFGGDSAYGGHYRRIHRKHGPMDLSFLPIGAYRPKEAFGDIHMNPEEAINAHKDLHSKETIAIHHGTFQLTLEGRFDPIKELMEAMEKESEPISPFYSLKNGASKLIDLEKKDV, encoded by the coding sequence ATGGGAAAACGTAAACCGATTTTATGGACAATCTTGGGACTTGCTGGCTCAGCATTTTTAGCAGACCGACTGTTTAGAGGTTCTACTTTTAAAGGGCACAGTGATAATTTAGAGGGGGGAGAATTTAAAAATACGGGTGGAGGCAAGAACTCTATATCCCGCACGGTTGGCAAAATAATGCTCAACTTTGATAAATGGGAGTTATGGCCTAAAGCGTATGAGAAACCTTTGGCAAAGATTCAGCCTTCCTACTTTGATGAGGAAAATCAAGTCAAAGTTTATTTTATCGGTCATGCCACTTGCCTGATTCAGTGGAATGGTCTGAATATTCTCACCGACCCGATGTTTTCCCGATCGGCTGGGCCTTTGGGGAAAATGGGCCCTGCACGTAAAGCTCCTCCTGGGGTAAATATTCAGGGGCTGCCACCTATCGATATGGTTCTGCTTTCACATAATCATTATGATCACTTCGACATGGACTCGCTGGAGTATATCGGAGCAAGTCAGCATAAATCACCTATCGTCATCACTGGGCTGGGAAATGCGAAGCTGGTAAAACGGACGGGTTTGCATCCTGCTGTGGAGCTCGACTGGGGCGAATCAATTACCTATAAAGGCTGGCAGGTGTATTTCGAGGAATGTAAGCACAGTTCAGGGCGGGCATTCTCGGATCAGAATAAAAGCCTGTGGGGCAGTTTTGTGATTGAGAACCCCAAAGGACAAAAAGTATATTTCGGTGGCGATTCTGCCTATGGTGGCCATTACCGAAGAATTCACCGCAAGCATGGACCAATGGATTTATCCTTTTTGCCTATCGGTGCTTATCGCCCGAAGGAGGCTTTTGGTGATATTCATATGAACCCTGAGGAGGCCATTAATGCACACAAAGATCTCCACTCCAAAGAGACCATCGCTATTCATCATGGAACTTTTCAATTGACGCTCGAGGGGCGATTCGATCCTATTAAGGAATTGATGGAAGCAATGGAGAAGGAATCGGAGCCCATAAGCCCATTCTATTCGCTGAAAAATGGCGCCTCTAAATTGATTGATTTGGAGAAAAAAGACGTTTAA